GCCTCTAACACCCCTAGTCATCTTCCTGAAGATCTGCACTACATAATACAATCACAATAAATCATACGTATTTCCAAAATTTTTAACCCTTTCAGGCTTTTACAAACCACAAGCCATTTGGAACAGGACTCCAAATAAAGGACCATCAAGGTCCAACCTCGCTTCCATATGATCTCGGTCATCCCCAGGAATTCGACCAAGAGCACATAGCAATAGCCGATGAATAATTAATATATCTAGCAGGAGCAGCGGAAACAATTTCCGAGAGGTTTATGaatgcataaaaaaaaaagaacacactCGAAAATACGAATCAAATCAACTCTCTGAACCACAGACCGAGTTTTGGGGAATATCTATCCATCATTACACTCTCTCGTACCATCTAATGAGCCATGGGCATGAAACCGAAACTCCTCCATTACATTTAACATTTATCAAAATCTTTAAAAATAACTACTAAGGGTTATGTCTATAGTTAGTGTTAAAAATGTAAACTTGATTTtttatcggaaaatgggtcatttgtccaaatatttttaaatcacggttcaaatggacgagtaaaaaatagtttggtgaaatgaccaaaaaaaatagcaaggatgaaactggattcatcctagcttaaatttaaaaaatagcaaggataaaactggatacatcctgtgtaaattaaaaataagaaaaaatatttgaaaatgggcacgataaaactgtttacatcctgtctatttttacatttttgtccatttaaacagtatcaaaatctaactgtccatttcacccaggaattgttgattttggtctttttaaccaattttgtgattttttattAGCCTAGAAGAGTCTAGATAAATCTAGCATTAAGCTAGCTAAGCCGGTAGTCTCGAACTTGCTAGAAAACTATGTCTAGAGAGTTCTGAACGTGAAAAGAAAGTAGATAATATAGATTATTCTAGAATAGCCTAGGAACTCAGTTTCTACAAATCTACTCTAGAGTATTCTAGTGTAGTCAAAGTCGGTAGTTGGAGTATTTGTGCAGAGGTGTCTAGAGTCTTCCTAGGTCGGTGAAGCTACCCTATAAAAGGGATGTTGTGGTAGCATTTGAGGTGTAATCGAGTGAAAAGAAAGTTGAGTGGTAAGGTGAGAAAAGAAGTCAGTAAAAGTGTCTTTGTAAGTAAGGTTTTGTACGATTCAAAGTTTTTGAAAAGTAATAGAAGTTAATCTCCATAAACCACAGTTgagttttgtttattcattttcatTACCCATTTAGTCTATTAACCGCAAATCATTTCCAacaaagtggtatcagagccacaGATCCTATGGCTACTGAGATGTTTCCCTTCCAAATTCCTAAACTCACCAAAGATAATTATGAAAATTGGAGCATTCAAATGAAGGCGTTACTAGGCTCGCAAGATGCATGAGAGATAATAGAAAAAGGTTATGTCAAACCAGAAGATGAAGCGGCGCTACCACAAAATGAAAAAGATACGCTACGTatttcgagaaagagagataaaagaGCTCTTTTCCTTATTTATCATGGCATGGATGGGTCGTCCTTCGAGAAGATATCAAGAGCAGCTAATGCAAAGAAATCATGGGAGATTAAACAAAATTCATACAAAGGCGTGGATAAAGTGAAGAAGGTGCGGTTGCAAAATCTAAGAGGTGAGTTTGAATCTCTCTCCATGAAAGAGTCTGAATTAATATCAGATTATTTttcaagagttttagttgttgttaATCAACTAAGAAGAAATGGTGAGGTCATGAGCGATAGTCGTGTGATCGAAAAAATATTGCGGTCACTCGTTCCAAAATTTGATTATATCATCGTCGCAATTGAGGAGTCCAAAGACGTCGAATCCATGATCGTAGATGAGCTCATGGGATCATTACAAGCCCATgaagaaagaataagaaagagaAGCAATGAGGGAGCAGTAGAAAAATTTTTACAAGAGAAGCTCACATTGAAAGACAAAGGAGAGAGCTCTAGTAGTAATGCTAGAGGAAGAGGACGCAGCTACTACGGCGGAAGAGGAAGAGGCAAGAAGAATAACGATGATCAGAGGGGCCAGAGGTCAAGCTTcacaagaggtcgtggaagaggaaATAATTCATGGCACAACAATAATAGGCCAAGGTATGACAAATATCAAGTTGAGTGCTATAATTGTCATAAGCATGGTCATTATGCTTCGGACTGCCGATcttcttcaaataatgtcgaGGATAGAGCAAACTACGCtagtaaataaaatcaagaagaacATACCTTGTTAGTGGCGTGTAAAAGAGGTGACTATGATGAAAATTATACATGGGTGCTTGATACGGGAGCAAGCAACCATATGTGCGGCACGAAGGAGAAGTTCGTGGAGCTTGATGAATCAGTTTCCGGTAACGTGACGTTCGGAAATGGAGCGAAAACTCCTGTGAGTGGTCTTGGAAAAATCTTGATTCGGTAAAAAGTGGAAGTCACCAATTTATTTCTAATGTTTACTATGTCCCTAACgtaaaaatgaatatattaagtTTAGGACAACTCTTAGAAAAAGGCTATAGGATGAATATGGAGAACCTTAGTCTTCTCATAAAAGATAAGAGAGGAAAACTAATTGCCAAAGTGCCTATGACGGGAAATAGGATGTTCTATCTGAACATTCAAAATGACGTCGCAAGATGTCTGAATGCTTGTGTGAAAGACTCGTCATGGCTTTGGCATCTTAGGTATGGACACCTCAATTTTGTAGGATTAAAATTACTGTCCAAACAAAATATGGTTAGAGGTTTCCCAAGCATAGACCACCCAGATCAACTTTGCGAAGGATGTTTACTTGGGAAACATTTCAGAAAAAGTTTTCCTAAGGAAACGTTTTCAAGAGCCACAAAACCACTGCAGTTGGTTCACACAGATGTTTGTGGACCAATAAAGCCAAGCTCGTATGGTGAAAATAACTATTTCCTTATATTTGTCGACGATTTTAGTCGAAAGACATGGGTTTATTTCTTGAAACAAAAATCGGAGGTTTTCTCCAATTTCAAGAAATTTAAATCCCCCgtggagaaagaaagtggctttgAAATTGTGGCTACGAGATCAGACAGAGGAGGAGAATTTACTTCGAGGCAGTTTGAGTCATACTGTGAAGACAATGGAATCCGTCGGCCTCTTACGGTTccatatacacctcaacaaaatggagttgccgAGAGGAGAAACAGAACAATTCTCAACATGGCCCGAAGTATGCTGAAGACAAAGAGAGTGCCCGGGGAGTTTTGGGCAGAAGCAGTGGATTGTGCGGTTTACCTGATAAACCGTTGTCCCACAAAAAGCATGTGGAACATGACTCCTTTAGAAGCATGGAGCGGAGTGAAACCGGGCGTCTCACATTTAGGAGTATTCGGAAGTATCGCATATGCTCATGTGCCGAGTCAACTAAGAACGAAGTTGGATGACAGGAGCGCCAAGTACATATTTATTGGGTATGACTCTCGATCTAAGGGATACAAGTTGTACGATCCAATCAATAAAAAGGTCGTCACAAGCAGAGATGTGAAATTCGATGAAGAAGGCTTCTGGGATTTCGGTGTTCAAGATAATGATTATAATTTTCTTCTTAtcctagaagaagaagaacaacaaccaccAGAACCAGTTTCTCCATCTACTTCACCACCTCAATCACCTCCAGCAATGCAACACAATGATCCATCATCATCAGATGAAAGTTCAAGCGAAAGGCTCTTACGGACGAGGAGTTTAAACGATATCTACGGAGACAATATATCTCTCTTTTGTCTCTTTGCAGATAGTGAACCAATAACTTTTGACGAAGCCGTGGAAAGTGAAAATTGGAGAAAGGTGATGAATGAAGAAATGAAGGCTATTGAGAAAAATAGCACCTGGGAGCTTGTAACACTTCCTAAAGAACAAAGAGCTGTAAAGTGGGtgtacaaagccaagaaaaacgcTAAAGGGGAGGTTGAAAGATACAAGGCAAGATTGGTTGTAAAAGGCTACAATCAAGGCAAGATTGGTTGTAAAACGCTAAAGCAGAGATGTGAAATTCGATGAAGAAGGCTTCTGGGATTTCGGTGTTCAAGATAATGATTATAATTTTCTTCTTAtcctagaagaagaagaacaacaaccaccAGAACCAGTTTCTCCATCTACTTCACCACCTCAATCACCTCCAACAATGCAACACAATGATCCATCATCATCAGATGAAAGTTCAAGCGAAAGGCTCTTACGGACGAGGAGTTTAAACGATATCTACGGAGACAATATATCTCTCTTTTGTCTCTTTGCAGATAGTGAACCAATAACTTTTGACGAAGCCGTGGAAAGTGAAAATTGGAGAAAGGTGATGAATGAAGAAATGAAGGCTATTGAGAAAAATAGCACCTGGGAGCTTGTAACACTTCCTAAAGAACAAAGAGCTGTAAAGTGGGtgtacaaagccaagaaaaacgcTAAAGGGGAGGTTGAAAGATACAAGGCAAGATTGGTTGTAAAAGGCTACAATCAAAGAGAGGGCATCGACTATGACGAGGTATTTGCTCTTGTCGCTCGTATTGAAACTATAAGATTAATTATTTCTCTAGTTGCCCAAAATAAATGGAAAGTTCATCAAATGGACGTCAAGTCGGCCTTTCTAAATGGGCATCTTGAAGAGACGGTATATGTCGAGCAGCCGCCGGGATacaaagtaaaaggacaagaaaaTAAAGTCCTGAAGTTGAAAAAGGATTTATACGTCCTAAAACAAGCGCCGAGAGCATGGTACAGCAGAATCGACAAATACTTCCAAGAAAATAATTTCAGTAAATGTCCGCATGAACATGCTCTCTATGTGAAGGTGAATGAAAAAGGAGATATGTTGCTTCTCTGTCTATATGTGGATGATTTAATCTTCACCGGCAATAATCCAGTAATGTTCGAAAAATTCAAGAAAGCGATGACGAGAGAATTTGAGATGACGGACATCGGTCTTATGTCATACTATCTCGGGCTCGAAGTAAAACAACGGGAAAATGGAAGTTTTATATATCAAGAAGGATATGCGAAGGAAATCCTTAAGAGATTTAAAATGGATGACTGCAATCCAGCAATCACTCCCGTGGAATGCGGAATCAAGCTATCAAAAATCGATGGAGGCGAGAAGGTCAATCCGA
This is a stretch of genomic DNA from Papaver somniferum cultivar HN1 chromosome 1, ASM357369v1, whole genome shotgun sequence. It encodes these proteins:
- the LOC113273603 gene encoding uncharacterized protein LOC113273603 produces the protein MDGSSFEKISRAANAKKSWEIKQNSYKGVDKVKKVRLQNLRGEFESLSMKESELISDYFSRVLVVVNQLRRNGEVMSDSRVIEKILRSLVPKFDYIIVAIEESKDVESMIVDELMGSLQAHEERIRKRSNEGAVEKFLQEKLTLKDKGESSSSNARGRGRSYYGGRGRGKKNNDDQRGQRSSFTRGRGRGNNSWHNNNRPRYDKYQVECYNCHKHGHYASDCRSSSNNVEDRANYASK